TGAATAGTCACTTCAGCTCTCTTTTTGGTATTCAGCCCCCAATGCACAGCTATGACGCCAATATCTCGGCATCTCAAATACACAAAACACAGCAACTCACAGCCCATAAGCTCAGCTCACACACAAAAGCTTAGTCACGTGCTTGCAAACCACAACCCGCCATTGGCCAATTCCCACCCGAAAGTGGGGGACCCAGTACCCATCCAACATCTGCAAATCAGACCATCCGCAAATCCCTCGAACGAACCGAATCCGAACCTCTCTTTcactctcatcaccaactttTGCCCCCGGCTTTCGTCGACAATCATGTTCTTGCAACGCTCTGCTATCGCTGCGGCTCGCCGCGCCGCCGTCACTCCGGCCATTGCCCGCGGTTTCGCCACTTCCTTTGCTCGCCGTATGACTTTTACCTTTTTGTGACCCCCCTCCGGCGTGGTGTtggatgttgttgttggtttttGGAGGACACTGCGGTTGGAGCGGGATATGAGGATTGTTCGTGGAGCTTGAGGCTGACGTGATGGACGACTTGAACAggttctgctgcttctccttcaaccCCCAGCGAGCAGGCTGCTGCCCTTGCCGGCTCTGCCCAGAAGAAGGTCGGCACCTACAAGACTCTGTCTGGtatgttgttgtttttctcttcttataCATGGTGCATATAGCACTGTCTTAGCTTCTACAACTAGCTACCTGTCTTCCTTCATCCTGCAGCATGGGCAATTGCTAACCAGAGAGCTTGATCCCGCGCAATAGAGGTCAAGGTCGAGGAGGACCTCGTCGGACCCGGTGGCCAGCCCGGCACTGTCCCCACCGATCTCGAACAGGCCACCGGTCTCGAGCGTCTCGAAATCCTCGGAAAGATGGAGGGCGTCGACGTCTTCGACATGCGCCCCCTCGACGCCAGCCGCAAGGGAACCTTGGAGAACCCCATCCTGGTCCGCTCCGCCggcgaggagcagctcgcTGGCTGCACCGGCTCTCCCGCCGACTCCCACGTCGTCATCTGGCTCGGTGTAAGTGAAAGCCTCGGTTGAATATAACACACACATAAAAATACGCACTAGGCTGACGAGATGGGAAAAATTGCAGCTGTCCAAGGAGCGCCCCATTGAGCGATGCCCCGAGTGCGGCAGCGTCTACAAGATGGAGTACGTCGGTGCCGAGGAtcaccacggccaccaccaccacgcCCAGGAGATCGAGGAGCCCAAGACTTTCGCCGACTTCGTCAAGCCCGAGTACCGCTACCGATAAATACACAACTTCGATCATGGAAGGATAAAATTCGGTGGCAAGGGTTGAGGCGATGTACTATCAAGGCGCAAGAGTGGggtggaagaagcgaaaTGCCCATGCCTGCGGGCAGTGGGAGGCAGCTGTGTATTCTGTAGATACTCATGACTTGTTGCAATGTGAATCACAAAACATTGACAAGATTTGGGGGGCCTGTGTGTGTTTTTGAATTATCTAATGCTGATGTCGGCTGGTTGCTTGTATCGCTTGTTATGCTAAATGCGCGTCCATCTTGTCTCTAGGGTCGTTGTTACGCGACTTTAGGGAGACACAGTCATTGGAATTGCACAATATAGGTGGAATCCCTTGACGTTGGGATTGTGCTGGCTGAATCATTAGTGTCGAATCCGTAGCTTCTAAATGTCGAGCTTGTAGAACGGAGGTCTTGCTATGTCGACGGATTGGTGATTCGAAAGCGTATTGCGAGGTAAATTGACCCCGGCATTTTGATTGCTGTTGTATAAAGCTTGATTCGCACATAAGTCACCATTCGTtcagatgctgatgctgtaTCGAACCGCTCTAATTCAaccctcgtcctcgtcagATCCTGGTGCTGCACCGAATCGCTCTAATTcagccctcctcctcgtcaaagCTCAGTttgatcttctttgccttcttcttggtcttgcgGTTGGAAGCCTGCTCGGCATCATCTGTGCCTTTCTTTGTGGCctcactcttcttctctgtaGAAGGCCTgacatcatcgtcatggGCATCGTCTCCAATCACTTTGCCGACTTTGCGTTTCCTTCCTCCTATCGAAGCTTTGGCTGGTTCCGATTCGCCTTTATTCGTCTTGTTCTGCTCTGCGTCTAAAGCTCCGTCCTTGGCGTCTTTCTCGGCTTCCTCATTTGGTGTTTCCTCTACAGTGCCGTCCTTGTTGACCTTGAAATCCCCAATCgtgtttccatcttcatcgacaatcAACGGATtatcttctgcttcttcgctGCTGGATCGCTTCTTCCCACCGCGGCGCTGTGCTGAGAGAATCGGGTCCGGCCCTGAAGCGCCGGATGCTTGGGCCCGGAGAGCTGCAAGGAAAGGTGGGAGAGAGGAATTGTACGACAAATTCTTGGAGTTGATTTTTTGTGACATGGTGAGGCCTGGTTTGTGACGAGAGCAAGTTGAAGTTGTCGCCTTGGAAGATTGCTTCGAGGTCTCTTTGGTTTGCTGTGGATGTTTCTGTTCCAGCTTCTTAGAGCTATTTCCGGACGTCTCAAATCAACCAATCAGGTAACAAGACGGTTCCGTGGTCTAGTTGGTCATGACATTTCGTTAACAACATACGTTGACGCCACCGAAAAGGTCCCCGGTTCGAGCCCGGGCGGAAtcattgctttttgctttttgaaGATCAAACAGTGGAGAGGAGTTAACGTGAGTTGGTAGATCGGAGACTCGGACTATCTGCCgcgaagaaaaggggggaaaatTGATGTTCCGCTAGTCTCTTTTTGTTGGCACGGCCCCTTGCTCCTGCTCGGAAAATTCATGATTCAAGTGGCCACTGATTGGCCATAGCGCAATTGGCATCCAGCAAGTCGCTCGTTTCAGATGGTGGTATGCGATACAAGCTTTCTGCTGCGGCAGTGCTTGGCGGGCCAGGTACTCCGCAACAGTAGCACGTGCAATTGACCTGTCGGCTGGCCCTGAAAATCTGAGCCTTTCGCCCAGGCCAAAAACCACTGGCACCACGCTAAATCAGACAAATTCCCCAATCAACAGCGGTCTGGGCTTGCTCCAGAGGCGAGGTCTAGCAAAAgtctccctctctctttttgcctgCTGAGGGAAATTAAAAGTCAAATCACGACTTCCAGGATCCCATTGGCCTCGACGACGGAACTGACAGCGACGCTTCTCGCTGCGAGGCGCCTTATCTTTTGGCGCGAGACTGAGATTGGAGTCCGATTCTGGCCGGTGCCCCGCGAGAGGCGCATCCAATTTCCAGCCGGGGGAGCGCGTTGACAATTGCTCGATCCttatcttctttttgctgcttgagAGGCAGTCAATCACATCGACAAGGCACGAATATTCCCTGCTGGCCGTTGTGTTTGGCTCGGTCTTTTGTTCGATTGGCATGATTCTGGACGGCGTATCGACAATCTAAACCAATTCGATTTCCCCCTCCGACACCCAAAAAAGCACCCCTGATTACGAAGTCCCTGCTATCACAGATCTGGCCTCTATACTGCCACTGCCACATCTCCACACCACATTCGATACGAAGCCTTTGTCGTCGTCAGCCACGGCCTGACCTGATCCCACTTTGCCCGACCGGTTCACACGTCGATATTTggcttgctgttgctgttccTGCCGCATAGGCAGGCTGGTTGCTCGTCGCCATGGACTTGTTCAGGCGATCAAAATCGGGTGCGGGACGCCATTCAGAACTTCCGACGTCGGATGAAAAGCGTTCAAGAAACAAGGGGCTGTCGTCCAgcttggccttcttccagaGGCCACTGCGTCTGCGCGGCAACTCTGCCGTCTCCATCCCATTGGGCGTCGTTCTCGTCTTCCCGGTGCTGGTGGTTGTGCTCATCCTGGTCCTGTTCGTCAGGCATCCCAGCTCTCCAGGCAGGATATTGATGCCCGCTGGCTCGCCGCCCGCTATTCGGTATGGTCAAGCGCCGTCTTCCCTCGGAGTTCTAGATCACTGATTGTGTTTTTGTGTACAGAAAAATCAGCGAAAAGCATGACAAGGTCTTCGTTACCGGCTGTCTCGAGCCCGATACATCGACACCCCGAGCCAACGCTGCATTCGTTGTCTTGGCCCGcaacaaggagattgatggagTCATTCAGTCCATCAAGTCTGTTGAGCGACACTTTAACCGATGGTACCACTACCCCTACGTGTTCCTCAACGACGCAGACTTCGACGAAAACTTCAAGGCGACTGTGAGAAACTATACTTCAGCAAACGTCGAGTTTGGCAAGGTTGAGCCGGGCACATGGGGCTTCCCTGACTGGATCGATGAAAAGGTCGCAAAGGAGGGTATTGCTAAGCAGGGTGATGCTGCCGTCATGTATGGTGGCATGGAGAGTTACCACTTCATGTGCCGCTTCTACTCTGGGTGAGTCTTCTCCCCCATCAAGTCAATGCTTTCGTGACTGACCATGTGcgattcagcttcttctaCAACCACCCTCTGCTGCTAAAGTACGAATGGTACTGGCGCGTCGAGCCCGAAATCACTTACTTCTGCGACATTACTTAGTATGTTACCCATGGATCTGTGTGCCCCGTAATAACATCACTAATATGGATGCCAGCGACCCATTCCTCAAAATGATCGAGAATAACAAGACTTATGGCTTCACGATTGCGGTCAAGGAGCTTCGCGAAACCGTCCCCAACATCTTCCGTTACGCCTCAGCCTATAAGCGAACGAATAACCTGACGTCACAGGGTCTTTGGGAGATGTTTGTGGAACCTCAGGAACACAAGGAGGAGCACGAGGACCCCAATCCGCCATTGCCCGACGAAGTTTTGCAGGGAAAGCCAGCCAGCCTACCACCGATTGATCCCGAGGCTATGGAAGGAGAAAAGTACAACATGTGCCACTTTTGGTCCAACTTTGAAATCGCAAAGCTCAGCTGGTTCCGCAGCAAGGAGTACAACGATTTCTTCCAGATGATGGACCGGAGTGGTGGATTCTGGATGGAACGGGTAAGTTGCAACCATGGAACCGATCTTGCAGGATGAGAATTTAGCATGTCAACTAACTCGGTTATTAGTGGGGAGATGCTCCCATCCACTCTCTAGCTGCCGGTGCCCTCTTAGCCCCTCGAGATATTCACTACTTCAGAGACTTTGGATACCGACACACGACGATCCAGCACTGCCCCGCCAATGCCCCTGCTCGACAGCTTCCCCGCCCCCCCTGGCTCGAGACGACGACCCAGGATGAGCGgaaacgaaaagaagaagacgagtACTGGGAAAGCTGGGACGAACCCAAGGAGAACGGAGTCGGATGCCGCTGCCGATGTGATACCGAcattgttgatgttgagggcAAGGACGGTTCTTGTCTGGCCGAGTGGGTTGATGTCGCAGGTGGCTGGGCATCACCATAAACGAACAAAAGGAGCTTGGggggcctttttcttcttcttcttttggaaATTTGAATAAAGACCGGCCTGGTTCTTCTGCTTATGGAGCCGGCCATTAATGAAGTGCACGAACTTAATACAGACCAAGGAAAAAGACACCAATAAGCACAAGGTGTTGAAACACGGCTACAACGTCTCATCTATACAAATGAGGGAGGCGATGGCGACAGGCTCGTGTTGTATCTTGTTTTGGGGTATTTGGAGGAAGGGTGCGACGGCGGAAAACGGTTCTTACTCGTGTGAGGCATGGGGCTATTTTACTGGTCCCTCATGCCTctcttattattattttcaGACAATGCTTGCCACTGCATCTAGGATACAAGAGGGATGAGCACAAGCGACGATGATAAgggtccttttttttttatacatacatatatattaAAGTGAAGCAAAGGGTTAGGCGATGGGAATTCAATGTGTGGTTTTTTTATCGGAGAAGCATGTTGTGGTACTTGGGATGAGGCGGGAGTGAGGGTAGGCGGCATTGTTAGATGTATTACTTTTTACTTATTTTGTGGTAGGCATGAGGTAATGGTTTGGGCATAGTTGTATTAGAGGTGTGGAAGATGAGCtttttataagtttatttGAGCTACTCGTTCAAGTCTAATGTGATTTGTATGTCATGTTGGGTCTTATGATAAATGAGTTGCTAGTAGAAGCAATTATATGAGAGTGTTCAGGAGAAGATAGCCTTGAGTTCGACTAACTCCTGAGCTTATCAAACCAAACATGTGCTGTTCAAAATAAAACCTCCATGTTTCTGTTCAACGCCTGATGTCCTTGTCATCCATTATCGAGCCTCATACGTCGCTTGCAGAGGCGCTACAACTGTACTGTAAAATTCATGCTGGAACTTATCTAGATCAAAGTCCATCTGCTCTTGATCAGCAAGAAAGACGCTGTATACACATCGCTGAGCGGCGTTAAAGTAGTATATCCCAGCTTCCAACTCTACCCGATCAAGGTAGTGCTTTAGCGGGCGGTAATCGTGCTGAAGTATAGCAGAGAGCGACTCTTGACTGAAAGATCGGTTGACAGCGAGTTCGATGAGTAGAATGCCGAGCTCGAAGATGAGGTTCTTTGGAGTTGTTTGGCCGAGCGaggtggatgatgatgctggtgatgggaatgatgtcttggagatgatgcatGAGAGGTAGACCTTTTCGGAAAGGCTTATGTAGCCGTTTGCTTGTTTTCGTTGGAGGAATAGTTTGACTTTACGTCTGTCTAGGCCGTGGGAGAGCCAGGGGCTGCCGGAGAGGTATAGTACCGCCCAGGCGAGGGAGGCGGCGATGCCGTATCTTCGTTTTGCGGAGAGGGGTTGAATGGCGGGAGCCACGCGCTGAGATTCGGTGGCGATGATTTTCTCGAGGGAGATGTCTCGTAGGATTCTGTCGTGGTTGCGGGATACGTGGCTTAGGGAGAAGATTGTTTGTTCGTGGGATGAGGTTGGGGTTGGGTCTTTGAGGGAGCCGAAGACGTCTTCGTGGGGGGATGAGTCGAAGTCTTTGCAGAGATTTGTGATTGGGGGAGGGGTGGGGGCGATGATTTCCGAGATGTTTGGGATGATTGATGTGTCTTCTACGCTGGCTATTTCGGAAATGGCGAATTAGATGGGTGATCTTTGTGAGGGATTTGGAGAATACGGACCTCTTGGGGTGGGGAGCTGTTTGAATGAATCTCGCGATTTGCTCCATATGCTATGTGCCATCTCGCGTAATGAAGATGACCGTCTTGACCGAAGAGTCGACGGCCTAGACCGTAAGGAATGTGGCGACATTGGTGGTGAATCCAACCCTGTGGTCCTTTTGGTTGCTTCCCCAGCGGCGTAGAAAACCCTCCATAGAGCAGTCCGAGCCTCATCCAACTCATGCAAAATACCAATCCGAAACGTCAAAAGAGGAATACCTCCCGCGTGAAGACTGTTCAACTCAATACACACCTGATGGCTCTTCGCGCCATCACTATCCAATCCTGCCTGGAGTGCTCGATGGAGAGATCGAAGGGTGTTTCGAACTGATTCGCAGTTGCTTCTGTTATATAGCCGCCTTACTCTCCTCATGGCGTAGCTTTCGTCATGTGGGAGAGTTGCTGCGCTTTCTATGAGATGCCGGAGGTCGTCGTTCCAGTTGCGCAGATCGTGGATGATCTTATCGCATTTCTTTGCGCGGAAACTCCGTTTGACGCGGCGCCATTCCCATGATGCCCTTTCGGAAGATTCGTGTGTCCATAAAGGCTGGAATTTCGAGGTGAGCAACGgctggagaaaagaaggaacTCTACGGAAAAAAAACGTCTTACTCTTCGGCCCATGTCTACTTGCAGATTCTCCAtcaatttcatcatcatatcGTCCATCTGCcgaataataaaaagaatcTCACGGTGGTTCTGCGGAAACTTCTGGCGTAGGCACTCATGCAGCTCGCGCGGCGTCGGGTGTCGCAAGCCGATGCTCTGAAAGGTCGCCTCAAGATGCATCCGCTGGATCTGCAGGTTGGCCTGAAGCGTGCTGATCGCATTGTGATAGCCGGTATATGCTTCCAAAGGCTCCGAGTACTTCTCCAGCGCCCAGATAACAATGGGGAGGACGCTGAGGGCTAGGCCAACTGCTTCTGCCATTGTTGAGATTTGGCGTAATCTTTGGCTGTTGTGTGGGGTTTCAAGCTGTGCGAGGGAGACATCTAGGCGTTATGGACAAGTTGATGATGGGCTGTGAAATGCAGAGTTGAGGCTTTGCCTCGGAGAATATCCCGTCTAGTCATGCGCAGTTCGCAGGGCCCCATCTCATGCAAGACAATGTCTTGCCACGCGCCTTGCGGAGACGGAGTGCATTGGGGGCGGATGAATCTCTGGACGGGACTGCGGAGAGAGGGATGGCGGGAAGCCATGGCGATTCGACGAGGTGGTATTGAAAGGAATCGCTTCCCTGCTAGACAGGGGTAGCTGAAGTGCCAAACCAATGCGGGCGCTGACTCGAGAGCTCGGTCGAGAACGGCGATGAATGCTGTGTTTCGGCGTGAATAGCGAGACTGGGATGATGACGAATGCTGGGAGAAGACATATTGCGAAGATGGCCATTGCTTTATTGCATTGATATTTAGGTAGGTGTTTCAAATATTGCTCGGGAGGGCCGTGTGAGGCAACTGAGAGCCTCGGATGTCTGAAACATGTCGTTTTGGGTCATCTTCTCGCATTGTCATGTTTTCCCTATGCTATGTGATGATATTCAGGGTCCTCGAAATCGTAAACGATATAAATTGTATTTTCTTTATTGGTAAGCCATAAATGTTAACTATTATTCAACTTGGAATATATGTATGTTTCTAGCGCAGTTTCGATAGCAACCTTGTGACACTGTCGATACAATCCCTGACCCGCGGAGATGATTCCGACACGCTAGGAAATTCAAGAGAGAGCACGGTAATTATGTCGGCAGCAAACATCAAATTCTATagaatatataaaatattctTCCATGGTGTTGCAGAAACTGTCAAGCTTATAGATTTGCGACCCGAATCGCCACCACCCGATCCGAATCTTGCCCAATCGAGTAGCCACTTCGGGAGACCCGACCCGGATCGGGAATCCACCATCACCCGAGATGACGAAATCACTAGTCAGCTGTCAATGGCCTTTGTATGAGCTCTACAGAGTAAgataaattttaatataaatatataatatgAAAGAACTCTGAAGTTCAACTAGTACACCCATACAAGACACTGAATCACTTCAATTGACAAgcgccatcatgatgaaaGCCGTCGAAGTCCTGGGCACCAAAGCCAATCCTGAAGTCACGCTCAACCCCGCCGTCccaaagccatcaccaaaaaATGGTGAGATTCTCATCAAGGTTCACGCTGCGGGGCTGACTGGAGATGAAATCACCTGGTGGGAATTATGGGAGCATCCAATTCGCATTCCGGGCCACGACATCTCTGGAGAAATTGCTGAGCTGGGGCCGAATTACAAAGGAGACTTGAAAGTTGGGGACGAAGTTTACTCCATGATCCATGGGTGGAGGGGATTGGGACAAGCAGAGTATGCCATTGTGGAGAGTGACGAAGTAGCAAGGAAACCAAAGACTTTGAGCCATGCTCAGGCATCTGCGCTACCAATTCCTTTGCTAACTGCTTGGGAATCTATTTTCGAGCGCGCCAATTTGCAAAAGGGGCAGAAGGTCCTTGTTACTGGAGCTTCTGGTGCTGTAGGCGTCATCGTTGTGCAGATGGCCTCTCGACTAGCTGATGCTGAAGTTGTTGCCCTCTCGAGCGCCCAACACCACGATTCATTAAGAGCACTTGGCGCGAGCCAGCTCGTTGACTACAACATTCCCAATTGGGAAGATACCATTACGGATGTTGATGTCGTTATCGACACCGTTGGGAACCCCGTCTTGGCCAAAACATGGAAGACAGTAAAAAGCCACGGTCACATCATCACAGTTGGACAGCCGCCAGCGGCATGGGAGTACGGAAAAGGTCGAcctgaagagctggatgatTTCCCCAGTGTGAAGTGGCTCTTCTTCGTTGTCACACCAAAGGCTGAAACGCTGGACAAAGTGGCGCGATTGCTCGATGAAGGTACTATCAAACCTATTGCGATTGAAGTTTTCCCTCTTGATAAAGTGGTTCAGGCACATAAGCATGCCTCGATACGGAATAGGAAAGGAAAAGTTGTTATTGAGTTTGTACCGGAAAATAATTGAGCACTGGATATGTATAAAATGGGATGCGATGGAATTTAAAAATGAGTACTTGGACATCTGTTCAATCAATTTCTTTAAACAATATACTCTAACTCCTTAACAGTCTATTACTCTGAAACCAGCTTGTCCGTATTTAGGGTTTAATGGCTGGAAGAGCGCCCTCAATGTCCCTTGAAAATCCGCGGGAAGGAATAATTCTCAATTTCGTGCGTGTTTGTCCCATAGTGATGTCAATTACCACTTGCGGTCTATGTGATCGAATGCAGCAAACTTTCCCCCCTCAGtccttttcatctcatcGATCTGTCACTTGTTAGTATAATCCGCAAAGTCATTACGGTGAGACTATTCGCTTACCTCTTGAAAGACACCGTCGACCGAGACATCCAATGGCACGGGGGCCGTCTCTCCAAAATTCAGCTTCTGTGCTCCAGTGTTTCCCATATCAGTCTGAGTCCAGCCGGGACAGATGACCATAGATGTAAGCCACTTCTCCTCAAAGTGAACTCTGCGCATGAGATAGTTGATTGCAGCCTTACTGGCCCCGTATGCTCCTAGTTGAGCGGGATA
This genomic interval from Trichoderma breve strain T069 chromosome 7 map unlocalized scaffold00008, whole genome shotgun sequence contains the following:
- a CDS encoding cytochrome c oxidase subunit vb domain-containing protein, producing the protein MFLQRSAIAAARRAAVTPAIARGFATSFARRSAASPSTPSEQAAALAGSAQKKVGTYKTLSEVKVEEDLVGPGGQPGTVPTDLEQATGLERLEILGKMEGVDVFDMRPLDASRKGTLENPILVRSAGEEQLAGCTGSPADSHVVIWLGLSKERPIERCPECGSVYKMEYVGAEDHHGHHHHAQEIEEPKTFADFVKPEYRYR
- a CDS encoding glycolipid 2-alpha-mannosyltransferase domain-containing protein is translated as MDLFRRSKSGAGRHSELPTSDEKRSRNKGLSSSLAFFQRPLRLRGNSAVSIPLGVVLVFPVLVVVLILVLFVRHPSSPGRILMPAGSPPAIRKISEKHDKVFVTGCLEPDTSTPRANAAFVVLARNKEIDGVIQSIKSVERHFNRWYHYPYVFLNDADFDENFKATVRNYTSANVEFGKVEPGTWGFPDWIDEKVAKEGIAKQGDAAVMYGGMESYHFMCRFYSGFFYNHPLLLKYEWYWRVEPEITYFCDITYDPFLKMIENNKTYGFTIAVKELRETVPNIFRYASAYKRTNNLTSQGLWEMFVEPQEHKEEHEDPNPPLPDEVLQGKPASLPPIDPEAMEGEKYNMCHFWSNFEIAKLSWFRSKEYNDFFQMMDRSGGFWMERWGDAPIHSLAAGALLAPRDIHYFRDFGYRHTTIQHCPANAPARQLPRPPWLETTTQDERKRKEEDEYWESWDEPKENGVGCRCRCDTDIVDVEGKDGSCLAEWVDVAGGWASP
- a CDS encoding zinc-binding dehydrogenase domain-containing protein, coding for MMKAVEVLGTKANPEVTLNPAVPKPSPKNGEILIKVHAAGLTGDEITWWELWEHPIRIPGHDISGEIAELGPNYKGDLKVGDEVYSMIHGWRGLGQAEYAIVESDEVARKPKTLSHAQASALPIPLLTAWESIFERANLQKGQKVLVTGASGAVGVIVVQMASRLADAEVVALSSAQHHDSLRALGASQLVDYNIPNWEDTITDVDVVIDTVGNPVLAKTWKTVKSHGHIITVGQPPAAWEYGKGRPEELDDFPSVKWLFFVVTPKAETLDKVARLLDEGTIKPIAIEVFPLDKVVQAHKHASIRNRKGKVVIEFVPENN